The following coding sequences are from one Oscarella lobularis chromosome 19, ooOscLobu1.1, whole genome shotgun sequence window:
- the LOC136198706 gene encoding uncharacterized protein → MKSLIYCALLIVIVSGAVAYNPDDHDSSSPTTSTNPVRAENMTVTASTPVEAGNSSSIKTGDAGNSSGIEPTPSDSDDSTESTWTWNCTDDKLRNRLKESLRPNETLNSLFSDVFIDTEWRLRNRRVPSSELLHVQLCVGNLPELCHHSMPKEFFFRNLSVMLFSYRKLLEGRPRDANGTDALPNKSLFAAIKKKIDRVTLMLREMRMSCFDSKMQRNLLQTERDSAKPSRVLNSLYAYLGNMNVSESEDNNQSYCKEPIKHRVENKEAIVDPLTIDHILYYKAMESLLHVWEYCPVVSILSATQIAN, encoded by the exons ATGAAGAGTCTGATCTACTGTGCACTTCTTATTGTCATTGTCTCTGGAGCCGTTGCATATAATCCCGATGATCATGATTCAAGCTCCCCAACTACTAGTACAAATCCTGTTCGTGCTGAAAACATGACcgtgacggcgtcgactcCTGTTGAGGCAGGgaattcttcttcaattAAGACTGGAGATGCTGGAAATTCGTCTGGAATTGAGCCTACGCCTTCTGACAGTGACGACTCAACCGAGTCTACTTGGACGTGGAATTGTACTGATGACAAGCTTCGTAATCGATTGAAAGAATCTCTGCGACCAAACGAGACCCTTAATAGTCTTTTCAGTGACGTTTTTATT GATACAGAGTGGAGGCTTCGCAACAGAAGAGTGCCGAGCAGTGAATTGCTTCATGTACAACTCTGCGTTGGAAACTTACCTGAATTATGCCATCACTCCATGCCCAAAGAG TTCTTTTTCCGGAACTTGTCAGTCATGCTGTTTTCGTATCGCAAACTGCTTGAGGGAAGACCGAGGGATGCTAATGGAACTGATGCTCTTCCAAATAAAAGCCTCTTTGCGGCTATCAAAAAGAAGATTGACAGGGTTACTTTGATGCTAAGAGAAATG AGAATGTCATGCTTTGATAGCAAGATGCAACGCAACCTTTTGCAGACAGAACGGGACTCAGCTAAG CCGAGCAGAGTCCTCAACTCCTTATACGCGTATCTGGGCAACATGAACGTAAGTGAATCCGAGGACAACAACCAGTCGTATTGCAAGGAGCCAATAAAGCACCGTGTCGAAAACAAAGAG GCGATCGTGGATCCCTTGACGATAGACCACATTCTTTACTATAAGGCCATGGAATCGCTTTTGCACGTGTGGGAGTATTGTCCTGTGGTCAGTATCTTGTCCGCCACACAAATAGCGAACTAA
- the LOC136198699 gene encoding ankyrin repeat domain-containing protein 29-like, whose translation MNRHLPRPDTETDHWVPDKHGSTALHRAARAGSFDQLLRYLADGWNPNIRDHLGLTPMHEACLQGHDKVVYLLMAFSAEADATSAHYWSPLICAAGNGHSKIARALLAAGADVNGTTAEGFSAIHMAAAKGLTDIVRLLCVAGCRLDIKTKDGQTALDMARRAENNDCVQLLELATQRERIDLDARKIVEEERLLHRGNESTFDERRRLKLRVNELRLQLKDAEKQIHRLQRPKLIDTMTTSASLPENLHIAAAAGGGGGGGGTTATSTMMMSPIRRRRTLPLRATKSPGKAMSPLAAPQSKSPSPVKSLHPLLQYRRLSTSLPNGMMNAGVVPSSSSSKQRGTTCAGFPLNDDDGDDDVRVTMTDLHEQSLKSPLSCASILKLRKRLASQEAPS comes from the exons ATGAACCGTCACCTACCGCGGCCAGACACCGAAACGGACCACTGGGTCCCTGACAAA CACGGCTCCACTGCTCTGCATAGAGCAGCCAGAGCGGGATCGTTTGATCAACTTCTCCGCTATTTAGCCGACGGTTGGAATCCAAACATACGCGATCAC CTCGGCCTTACTCCCATGCACGAAGCCTGTCTACAGGGCCACGACAAAGTCGTCTATTTGCTGATGGCCTTTTCGGCTGAAGCCGACGCTACGAGCGCG CACTACTGGAGTCCGCTGATCTGCGCCGCCGGCAACGGGCACTCTAAAATCGCGCGAGCTCTCCTAGCGGCCGGTGCCGACGTGAACGGCACAACGGCG gaaggCTTTTCTGCTATTCATATGGCAGCCGCTAAAGGCCTTACGGACATCGTTCGGCTGCTTTGCGTCGCCGGATGTCGTTTGGATATAAAAACCAAG GACGGCCAAACGGCACTCGATATGGCTCGTCGCGCCGAGAATAACGATTGCGTTCAATTACTCGAATTGGCAACGCAACGAGAA AGAATTGATCTTGACGCGcgcaaaatcgtcgaagaagaacgacttcTCCACCGcggcaacgaatcgacgttcgacgaacgacgacgactcaaGCTGCGCGTCAACGAACTCCGACTCCAACTAAAGGACGCCGAGAAACAAATTCATCGACTCCAACGTCCGAAATTGATCGACACGATGACGACATCGGCGTCCCTCCCCGAAAATCTCcacatcgccgccgccgccggcggcgggggcgggggcggcggcacgacggcaacgtcaaCTATGATGATGTCACCtatacgacgacgtcgaactcTTCCCCTCCGAGCGACGAAGTCGCCGGGAAAAGCGATGTCGCCTCTCGCCGCCCCCCAAAGCAAATCCCCGTCTCCCGTCAAATCACTTCATCCCCTACTTCAATATCGTCGACTATCGACTTCGTTGCCGAATGGGATGATGAATGCCGgcgtcgttccgtcgtcgtcgtcgtcgaaacagCGAGGAACGACGTGTGCCGGATTCCcgctgaacgacgacgacggcgacgacgacgtgcgtgTTACTATGACTGATTTACACGAGCAATCGCTCAAAAGTCCGCTCTCGTGCGCCTCTATACTAAAACTACGCAAGCGACTTGCTAGCCAAGAGGCTCCGAGTTAA
- the LOC136198709 gene encoding uncharacterized protein isoform X1: protein MFLRPILFFNLITLSVANVQIEWLTGNPNFPYELNINIQDSIEISCKQNDTMGAAIIYLVTEKGFQDCSAEGNNRITDPAPIFGSGINLRSDSECGGCFFYCRGPNSLLDTNQITFNFVQNIEDGTTAYLIDTSTNTSSLPTNSPSMKGGRCNEGLKASFTVKRPRPPQATTPPPAKTATAAVSTSAGDSSAAESTSQSDATTSPITQDPSDRITGGPIQSTPKPGGVPQLHVSLGAILLSVAVAYIV from the exons ATGTTTCTTCGTCCTATTCTATTCTTCAATTTGATCACTTTGTCGGTCGCCAATGTCCAAATAGAATGGCTAACTGGCAATCCAAA CTTTCCATACGAATTGAATATTAACATCCAAGACTCTATCGAAATTTCCTGCAAGCAGAACGACACTATGGGAGCAGCTATTATCTATCTCGTCACTGAGAAGGGTTTCCAGGATTGCTCAGCTGAGGGAAATAATCGAATAACGGATCCCGCTCCCATATTTGGCAGTGGCATCAATCTACGTAGTGATAGCGAGTGTGGTGGCTGCTTTTTCTACTGCAGAGGGCCAAATTCCCTACTTGACACTAATCAAATCACATTTAACTTTGTGCAAAACATTGAAGACGGCACCACTGCTTATCTCATTG ATACGTCAACTAATACTTCATCACTTCCTACCAATAGTCCGTCCATGAAAGGCGGACGCTGCAACGAAGGTCTCAAGGCATCCTTTACAGTCAAACGACCAAGGC cCCCTCAGGCTACTACTCCTCCTCCAGCAAAAACAG cCACTGCAGCGGTAAGCACGTCAGCTGGTGATAGCTCTGCCGCCGAATCTACTTCTCagagcgacgcgacgacttcTCCTATTACTCAAGATCCATCTGATCGCATTACAGGCGGTCCTATACAGTCTACGCCTAAACCAGGTGGAGTACCACAGCTCCACGTTTCCTTAGGAGCTATTCTACTGTCAGTAGCGGTAGCATATATTGTTTAA
- the LOC136198709 gene encoding uncharacterized protein isoform X2 codes for MFLRPILFFNLITLSVANVQIEWLTGNPNFPYELNINIQDSIEISCKQNDTMGAAIIYLVTEKGFQDCSAEGNNRITDPAPIFGSGINLRSDSECGGCFFYCRGPNSLLDTNQITFNFVQNIEDGTTAYLIDTSTNTSSLPTNSPSMKGGRCNEGLKASFTVKRPRPPQATTPPPAKTATAASDATTSPITQDPSDRITGGPIQSTPKPGGVPQLHVSLGAILLSVAVAYIV; via the exons ATGTTTCTTCGTCCTATTCTATTCTTCAATTTGATCACTTTGTCGGTCGCCAATGTCCAAATAGAATGGCTAACTGGCAATCCAAA CTTTCCATACGAATTGAATATTAACATCCAAGACTCTATCGAAATTTCCTGCAAGCAGAACGACACTATGGGAGCAGCTATTATCTATCTCGTCACTGAGAAGGGTTTCCAGGATTGCTCAGCTGAGGGAAATAATCGAATAACGGATCCCGCTCCCATATTTGGCAGTGGCATCAATCTACGTAGTGATAGCGAGTGTGGTGGCTGCTTTTTCTACTGCAGAGGGCCAAATTCCCTACTTGACACTAATCAAATCACATTTAACTTTGTGCAAAACATTGAAGACGGCACCACTGCTTATCTCATTG ATACGTCAACTAATACTTCATCACTTCCTACCAATAGTCCGTCCATGAAAGGCGGACGCTGCAACGAAGGTCTCAAGGCATCCTTTACAGTCAAACGACCAAGGC cCCCTCAGGCTACTACTCCTCCTCCAGCAAAAACAG cCACTGCAGCG agcgacgcgacgacttcTCCTATTACTCAAGATCCATCTGATCGCATTACAGGCGGTCCTATACAGTCTACGCCTAAACCAGGTGGAGTACCACAGCTCCACGTTTCCTTAGGAGCTATTCTACTGTCAGTAGCGGTAGCATATATTGTTTAA
- the LOC136198689 gene encoding serine/threonine-protein kinase PLK1-like, producing MSTKDRIKTAASDSDADTYIVDPKTRKTYLKGRFLGKGGFARCYELKDMTTNEVFAGKIVSKSLLTKQHQKEKMSMEIAVHRSLNHENIVGFHGYFEDSENVYVLLEICRRRSLMELHKRRRVLTEAEVRYYMKQILLGCQYLHGVKVIHRDLKLGNIFLDDGLIVKIGDFGLAAKIDYEGERKRTLCGTPNYIAPEILNKKGHSYEVDLWSIGCIMYTLLVGKPPFETKSLKETYSRIKRNDYFIPPKVSPAAQSLIVRLLRSDPSERPATQTVLNDPFFSAGFAPTRLPLSCLTMAPRFYEKKTATSTSGLPRKPLSLVNKDGCGMVAGHLKGALSSATTTTAVSVKPSSAPPLPPTATEFSPCTEPSDYFLSDLLCQLSDCLKKEPEKKSSKQWDEAEDPASQPIYWISKWVDYSDKYGLGYQLSDNSVGVLFNDNTRILLAADGENLQYIDRDGHEEFHMRSQRPDHLKKKVTLLNYFSDYMSEHLLKTGAAMGPKEGDEIARLPHLRSWFRTRNAIVLHLSLGILQINFFRDHTKIIVCPRMGAVSYIDEKSRFRTYRLSDVGQYGCSKELASRLDYGRVMVERLMGNAAAVKGPGKMVKEPEELIQ from the exons ATGTCGACAAAAGACAGAATAAAGACAGCCGCATCCGATTCGGACGCCGATACGTACATCGTCGAtccgaaaacgagaaaaacgtacCTAAAGGGACGGTTTCTCGGCAAA GGCGGTTTCGCGCGCTGCTACGAACTGAAGGACATGACAACGAACGAAGTATTCGCCGGAAAGATCGTCTCGAAGAGCCTCCTAACGAAACAGcatcagaaagaaaag ATGTCGATGGAGATTGCGGTCCACCGAAGTCTCAATCACGAGAACATCGTCGGCTTTCACGGCTACTTCGAAGACTCCGAAAACGTTTACGTTCTTTTGGAAATTTGTCGGAGAAGA TCTTTGATGGAGTTGCATAAGCGACGGCGCGTTCTAACCGAAGCGGAAGTTCGATACTACATGAAACAGATACTACTCGGATGCCAATATTTGCACGGCGTCAAAGTCATACATCGCGATTTGAAACTTGGCAACatatttctcgacgacggattGATAGTGAAAATCGGCGATTTTGGACTCGCAGCAAAAATCGACtacgaaggagaaagaaagag GACCTTATGTGGGACTCCAAATTATATTGCCCCGGAGATACTGAATAAGAAGGGACACAGCTACGAAGTTGATCTGTGGTCTATAGGATGTATAAT GTACACTCTCCTTGTTGGAAAGCCTCCCTTTGAGACGAAATCCCTCAAGGAGACCTATTCGCGTATCAAACGAAACGACTATTTTATTCCGCCCAAAGTGTCGCCTGCAGCGCAGTCGCTCATCGTCCGACTCCTCCGTTCGGATCCGTCCGAGCGTCCCGCGACGCAAACCGTTCTCAACGACCCGTTCTTCTCCGCCGGCTTCGCGCCAACTCGACTTCCGCTCAGCTGTTTGACGATGGCGCCGCGATTctacgagaagaaaacggctaCTTCGACGTCGGGACTGCCACGAAAACCGTTGAGTCTCGTCAATAAAGACGGATGCGGAATGGTGGCGGGTCATTTGAAGGGTGCGCTGtcctcggcgacgacgacgaccgctGTTTCTGTCAAACCCTCTTCTGCTCCACCCCTGCCTCCTACTGCAACAGAGTTTAGTCCTT GTACTGAGCCGTCTGATTATTTTCTGAGTGATCTGCTGTGtcagttgagtgactgcttgaagaaagagccggagaagaagagcagcaaGCAGTGGg ATGAGGCTGAAGATCCGGCATCTCAGCCTATTTATTGGATCAGCAAATGGGTCGACTATTCGGACAAATACGGGCTCGGCTATCAGCTGTCCGACAATTCGGTCGGCGTCCTATTCAATGACAATACCCGTATTCTTTTGGCGGCAGATGGAGA GAATCTTCAATACATTGACCGCGACGGTCACGAGGAATTCCACATGCGCAGCCAGCGTCCGGAtcacctaaagaaaaaggtcACCCTTTTGAATTACTTCAGCGATTACATGAGCGAGCATCTCctcaag ACTGGAGCTGCTATGGGTCCCAAggaaggcgacgaaatcgctcgTCTTCCGCATCTCAGAAGTTGGTTTCGCACGCGAAACGCCATAGTCCTTCATCTAAGTCTCGGCATACTTCAG ATTAATTTCTTCCGAGACCACACCAAGATTATTGTCTGTCCTCGCATGGGCGCCGTGAGCTatatcgacgagaaaagccGCTTCCGGACGTATCGTCTCAGCGATGTTGGTCAGTACGGATGCAGCAAGGAGTTGGCGTCCCGCTTGGACTACGGTCGCGTGATGGTCGAGCGTCTTATGGGAAACGCGGCGGCAGTGAAGGGGCCCGGGAAAATGGTCAAGGAACCCGAGGAGCTCATTCAGTGA